One Halodesulfovibrio sp. DNA window includes the following coding sequences:
- a CDS encoding ATP-dependent 6-phosphofructokinase, with product MPEKRARYKNLNISTVIPTLGCPKIPSPLAACKFETDERGVDFYLDNELHEEITDDPIPLCFEKAGPRQHVFFDTPKTKCAIVTCGGLCPGINEVIRSIVMAAFHNYHVSSVLGIKYGLEGFIPEYGHEVVELTPQMISHIHLLGGTILGSSRGPQSTEQIVDALERLNINCLFMIGGDGTMKAANDIVDEVTNRKLKISVIGVPKTIDNDIDFIPQTFGFETAVDKATEAIQCAHTEAQGSKNGIGLVKLMGRESGFIAAHASLSLKEVNFVLIPEKEFALHGEGGLLDNLEQRLKTRKHAVIVVAEGAGQHLISDTNMTDASGNKVLGDIMGFLKKEIHTYMSERNIPYTIKLIDPSYIIRSVPANANDRVYCGFLGQNAVHAAMAGKTAMVVSKLMDRFVHLPLRLVTRKRRKLNTQSDYWRAVMESTGQSTLIDFQHKALIPEPGDFDDV from the coding sequence ATGCCCGAAAAGCGCGCACGCTATAAAAATTTGAATATTTCTACAGTTATTCCTACATTGGGATGCCCTAAAATCCCTTCTCCGCTTGCTGCATGCAAATTTGAAACAGACGAACGCGGTGTCGATTTTTATCTGGACAACGAACTCCACGAAGAAATCACTGATGATCCTATTCCGCTTTGTTTTGAAAAGGCAGGACCGCGCCAGCATGTGTTCTTTGATACCCCAAAAACAAAATGCGCCATTGTTACATGTGGCGGACTTTGCCCCGGCATTAACGAAGTCATCCGCTCCATTGTTATGGCTGCATTCCACAACTACCATGTAAGCAGCGTGCTTGGCATTAAATACGGTCTGGAAGGCTTTATACCAGAATACGGACACGAGGTTGTGGAACTTACCCCACAAATGATTTCCCACATTCATTTGCTTGGCGGCACCATCCTCGGCTCCTCTCGTGGTCCTCAGTCTACAGAGCAAATTGTTGATGCACTGGAGCGCCTTAATATCAACTGCCTGTTCATGATCGGTGGAGACGGAACCATGAAGGCAGCAAACGACATTGTGGATGAAGTAACCAACCGCAAGCTCAAAATTTCCGTTATCGGCGTGCCTAAGACCATCGATAACGATATCGACTTTATTCCGCAGACCTTCGGCTTTGAAACTGCTGTGGATAAGGCAACCGAAGCTATCCAGTGTGCCCATACCGAAGCTCAGGGTTCCAAAAACGGTATCGGTCTGGTTAAGCTTATGGGGCGTGAATCCGGCTTTATTGCCGCCCATGCATCGTTATCATTAAAAGAAGTTAACTTTGTACTTATTCCAGAAAAAGAGTTTGCTCTGCATGGTGAAGGCGGCTTGCTCGATAACCTTGAGCAGCGTCTTAAAACACGTAAGCATGCCGTTATCGTGGTGGCAGAAGGCGCAGGGCAACATCTGATTTCTGACACAAATATGACCGACGCATCCGGTAACAAAGTACTTGGTGACATTATGGGTTTCCTGAAAAAGGAAATTCACACTTACATGTCTGAGCGAAATATTCCGTATACAATCAAGCTTATTGATCCAAGTTACATTATCCGTTCTGTCCCAGCCAATGCTAACGACAGAGTATACTGCGGATTCCTTGGTCAAAACGCGGTTCACGCTGCTATGGCAGGGAAAACTGCAATGGTTGTATCAAAACTTATGGACAGGTTCGTCCATCTTCCATTACGTCTCGTAACCCGCAAGCGTCGCAAGCTGAACACGCAGTCCGACTACTGGCGTGCTGTTATGGAATCCACAGGGCAATCCACCCTTATTGACTTCCAGCACAAAGCACTCATTCCAGAACCGGGTGATTTTGACGACGTTTAA